From Desulfobacterales bacterium, the proteins below share one genomic window:
- a CDS encoding nucleotidyltransferase domain-containing protein, with protein MTSKTKNAANETDNSLVEAVERCLNHYISNSDNAQNCILAVYLFGSALQPEKFKPNSDIDLAFFLEHSLYKQDPVINSAPAYMAAADLGTLMGRQTDVIILNSASIETAYQAVSTGILLYEGDPESRLEYEAALRGLYFDFRPFLEELRAKTMSCTAQ; from the coding sequence ATGACCTCAAAAACCAAAAATGCAGCCAACGAAACAGACAACAGCTTGGTAGAAGCCGTCGAGCGCTGCCTAAACCACTATATATCCAATTCCGATAATGCGCAGAACTGCATTTTGGCGGTATATCTCTTTGGCTCGGCATTACAGCCGGAAAAGTTCAAGCCCAATTCCGATATCGACCTGGCCTTTTTTCTGGAACATTCACTTTACAAACAAGATCCCGTTATAAACTCCGCACCGGCTTATATGGCGGCAGCAGATTTAGGCACCCTGATGGGTCGACAAACCGATGTTATAATTCTGAATTCCGCTTCCATAGAAACCGCCTACCAAGCTGTATCAACAGGTATTCTCCTCTATGAAGGAGATCCTGAAAGCCGGCTTGAATATGAAGCCGCCTTAAGGGGATTATATTTTGATTTCCGGCCGTTTTTGGAAGAATTACGCGCAAAAACTATGTCCTGCACCGCGCAATAG
- a CDS encoding DUF86 domain-containing protein: MKTIEKKIDTAEQRISKLKDLSRKISSFEEYATSRDYKDIAERNIQVAIEACMDIGKIIIANQGLSEPSDNKSIFSVVAEAGIITKESLSFLMPMAGTRNILVHGYDRIDDALIYGIIKKHLNNFEDFLNQIRAYARNST, translated from the coding sequence ATGAAAACCATTGAAAAAAAGATAGACACCGCTGAACAGCGAATCTCAAAACTCAAAGACCTGTCACGAAAGATTAGCTCTTTTGAAGAATATGCAACATCCCGGGATTATAAGGATATTGCGGAAAGAAATATCCAGGTAGCCATTGAGGCCTGTATGGATATCGGAAAAATCATTATAGCAAATCAGGGCCTTTCAGAACCTTCCGACAACAAGAGTATTTTTTCTGTGGTTGCAGAAGCCGGCATTATTACCAAAGAGAGTCTAAGCTTTTTGATGCCCATGGCAGGTACTAGAAACATCCTTGTTCACGGGTATGATCGAATAGACGATGCACTTATTTATGGCATAATAAAAAAACACCTTAACAATTTCGAAGACTTTTTAAATCAAATCAGGGCGTACGCCCGCAACTCTACATAA